Proteins co-encoded in one Prevotella sp. E13-27 genomic window:
- a CDS encoding outer membrane beta-barrel protein → MKKLLISLLAVLFAAPSFAQYNSGEVSISESTLYYGIRLGVDFANISGDGTGGFKSRTGMTLGFALGLHVSEQTPICLESGIYYTERGAKQNIAGGEVTTSLCYLELPILIKYGFEVSDDWAVLPFVGPYFALGAGGSIINKVSDTSVSSYKDVYSRPDMGFKIGCGAEYNHLYIEAGYQFGVANIAKDDVHARHGNALFLNVGVNL, encoded by the coding sequence ATGAAAAAGCTTCTAATTTCTCTTCTTGCAGTGCTTTTTGCGGCACCGTCTTTCGCACAGTATAACAGTGGCGAAGTGTCAATCAGTGAGAGTACATTGTACTATGGAATACGTCTTGGTGTTGACTTCGCAAATATTTCCGGTGATGGTACGGGAGGATTCAAGAGTAGGACTGGTATGACCCTTGGCTTTGCTCTCGGTTTGCATGTAAGTGAGCAGACACCTATCTGCCTTGAGTCAGGAATTTATTATACTGAGAGAGGCGCTAAGCAGAATATTGCTGGTGGTGAGGTGACTACAAGCCTCTGTTATCTTGAACTTCCTATCCTGATAAAGTATGGTTTCGAGGTAAGTGATGACTGGGCTGTGCTTCCGTTTGTGGGCCCTTATTTTGCACTCGGTGCAGGTGGTAGTATTATCAATAAGGTCAGTGATACCAGCGTGAGCTCATACAAGGACGTTTACAGTCGTCCCGACATGGGCTTTAAGATAGGTTGTGGTGCCGAGTATAACCATCTGTATATAGAGGCAGGCTATCAGTTCGGTGTTGCCAATATAGCAAAGGATGACGTTCATGCCCGTCATGGAAACGCCTTGTTTCTGAATGTAGGCGTTAATCTTTGA
- the nadB gene encoding L-aspartate oxidase translates to MVYKYDFLIIGAGVAGMSYALKVARAQKGSVCIICKTSLDEANTSFAQGGVASVTNLAVDNFEKHIEDTMIAGDYISDPKAVEQVVRNAPEQIKELVEWGVNFDRKEDGNFDLHREGGHSEFRILHHADDTGAEIQRGLMAAVRACPNITIKENHFAVEIITQHHLGAKVTRRTPYIYCYGAYVLNPQETVDTYLAKVTLMCTGGCGAVYQATTNPVIATGDGEAMVYRAKGTVQDMEFVQFHPTALYSPGETHPAFLITEAMRGYGGILRLPNGESFMEKYDERLSLAPRDIVARAIDKEMKIHGLDHVCLDVTHKDPAETRKHFPNIYQKCLSMGIDITTDYIPVRPAAHYMCGGIKVDLNGQSSIERLYAIGECSCTGLHGGNRLASNSLIEAVVYADAAAKHSLEHIDLYDFNEKVPEWNDEGTMTNEEKILITQSVKEVNQIMSNYVGIVRSDLRLHRAWDRLDMLYEETENLFKRVKASRDICELRNMINVGYLITRFALERKESRGLHYTVDYPVHAYDK, encoded by the coding sequence ATGGTTTATAAATACGATTTTCTTATCATAGGAGCAGGCGTAGCTGGTATGAGCTATGCGCTTAAAGTGGCAAGAGCACAAAAAGGTTCAGTATGTATCATCTGTAAGACATCGCTTGACGAGGCAAACACTTCGTTTGCACAGGGAGGTGTCGCTTCCGTAACGAACCTTGCTGTCGATAATTTCGAGAAGCATATAGAGGATACGATGATTGCGGGTGACTACATCTCCGACCCGAAGGCTGTAGAGCAGGTAGTAAGGAATGCACCTGAGCAGATAAAAGAGCTGGTAGAATGGGGAGTGAACTTCGACCGCAAGGAAGACGGCAACTTCGACCTTCACCGTGAGGGCGGTCATTCAGAGTTCCGCATCCTACATCATGCCGACGACACAGGTGCAGAAATACAGCGCGGACTGATGGCTGCTGTAAGGGCTTGTCCAAACATTACTATCAAGGAGAACCATTTCGCCGTAGAGATTATAACACAGCACCATCTTGGTGCTAAAGTAACGCGTCGCACGCCATATATCTACTGCTACGGCGCTTATGTCCTTAATCCACAAGAGACTGTTGACACCTACCTAGCCAAGGTAACACTTATGTGTACCGGTGGCTGCGGAGCTGTTTATCAGGCCACCACAAATCCTGTCATTGCGACAGGCGACGGCGAGGCAATGGTTTATCGCGCAAAGGGAACGGTGCAGGACATGGAGTTTGTACAGTTCCACCCCACAGCGCTCTACTCTCCTGGCGAGACTCATCCGGCGTTCCTCATCACCGAGGCAATGCGCGGCTACGGCGGCATACTGCGACTACCCAATGGAGAGTCGTTCATGGAGAAATATGACGAGCGCCTGTCACTGGCACCTCGCGACATAGTAGCCCGTGCCATAGACAAAGAAATGAAGATTCACGGTCTGGACCATGTGTGTCTTGACGTTACCCACAAAGACCCTGCTGAGACAAGGAAGCACTTCCCCAACATTTACCAGAAGTGCTTGTCCATGGGCATAGACATCACCACCGACTATATACCTGTACGACCTGCCGCCCACTACATGTGCGGTGGCATAAAGGTGGACCTCAACGGTCAGTCGAGCATTGAACGTCTCTACGCCATCGGCGAATGTTCATGCACAGGACTGCACGGTGGCAATCGTCTTGCATCAAACTCACTCATCGAGGCTGTTGTATATGCCGACGCAGCTGCAAAGCACTCACTGGAGCATATTGACCTCTATGACTTCAACGAAAAGGTGCCTGAATGGAACGATGAGGGCACGATGACTAACGAGGAGAAGATTCTGATAACGCAGTCAGTAAAGGAAGTCAATCAGATCATGTCAAACTATGTAGGCATTGTGCGCAGCGACCTGCGCCTGCACCGCGCATGGGACCGTCTTGACATGCTCTATGAAGAAACAGAGAATCTCTTCAAACGTGTTAAGGCATCACGCGACATCTGCGAACTCCGCAACATGATTAATGTGGGATACCTCATCACGCGCTTTGCCCTTGAGCGCAAGGAAAGCCGCGGACTGCACTACACCGTTGACTATCCTGTTCACGCATATGATAAATGA
- a CDS encoding beta-ketoacyl-ACP synthase III has translation MGKINAIITGIGGYVPDYILTNEELSRMVDTNDEWIMTRVGIKERRILTEEGLGTSYMARKAAKQLIQKTGVDPDTIDALIVTTSTADYKFPSTASIVLGKLGLKNAMAFDFWAACCGFLYTLDVAATMIESGRYKKIIVIGADKMSSVTDYKDRSTCPLFGDGAGAVLLEATEEEGIGVIDSYLRTDGKGLPFLHMKAGGSVCPPNHFTVDHRLHYIYQEGRTVFRYAVTNMSDDCALIAERNGLNKDNIAFVVPHQANLRIIEAVAKRLELPMDKVMVNIERYGNTSAATIPLAIWEYEKQLKKGDNLILTAFGAGFVHGALYLKWAY, from the coding sequence ATGGGTAAGATTAACGCGATCATCACCGGCATAGGCGGCTACGTGCCCGACTACATCCTTACCAACGAGGAGCTGTCGCGCATGGTTGACACCAATGACGAGTGGATTATGACGCGTGTCGGAATCAAGGAGCGCCGAATCCTCACAGAAGAGGGTCTCGGCACTTCTTATATGGCACGTAAGGCTGCCAAGCAACTGATTCAGAAGACGGGCGTTGACCCAGATACCATTGATGCACTGATAGTTACTACATCGACAGCCGACTACAAGTTCCCATCAACGGCCTCAATCGTTCTGGGCAAACTCGGACTGAAGAATGCTATGGCATTCGACTTCTGGGCTGCATGTTGCGGATTCCTCTACACGCTTGACGTGGCAGCGACAATGATTGAGTCGGGCCGCTACAAGAAAATCATCGTCATAGGTGCCGACAAGATGTCGTCGGTGACCGACTACAAAGACCGTTCCACATGTCCGCTCTTCGGCGACGGTGCAGGCGCAGTGCTTCTTGAAGCTACTGAAGAAGAAGGCATAGGAGTCATAGACTCATATCTGCGTACAGACGGCAAGGGACTTCCATTCCTTCACATGAAGGCCGGCGGTTCTGTTTGTCCTCCAAACCACTTCACCGTGGATCACCGTCTGCACTACATCTATCAGGAAGGACGCACCGTGTTCCGCTATGCTGTTACCAACATGAGCGATGACTGTGCACTGATAGCCGAGCGCAACGGTCTGAACAAGGACAACATTGCCTTTGTGGTGCCTCACCAGGCAAACTTGCGAATCATTGAGGCTGTTGCAAAGCGTCTGGAACTGCCCATGGATAAGGTCATGGTCAACATTGAGCGCTACGGAAACACCTCAGCAGCTACGATACCTCTCGCTATCTGGGAGTATGAAAAGCAGCTGAAGAAGGGCGACAACCTCATCCTCACTGCTTTTGGCGCAGGCTTCGTTCACGGAGCACTCTACCTGAAGTGGGCATATTAA
- the rpmF gene encoding 50S ribosomal protein L32: MAHPKRRQSNTRTAKRRTHDKAVAPTLAVCPNCGAYYVYHTVCPTCGYYRGKVAIKMDEEVAE; the protein is encoded by the coding sequence ATGGCACATCCTAAAAGAAGACAATCAAACACTCGTACAGCGAAGCGTCGTACTCATGACAAGGCAGTAGCTCCTACACTGGCAGTTTGCCCTAACTGTGGTGCTTACTATGTTTACCACACTGTATGCCCAACATGCGGATACTACCGTGGTAAGGTTGCTATCAAGATGGACGAAGAAGTAGCTGAATAA
- a CDS encoding YceD family protein codes for MCSLEQFKIDLKAVTDGETPFQYELDNQFFAALDDAEIQEGSLHVSGSIRKTTGFYEFQLCISGTVQIPCDRCLEMMAQPIETESHFTAKLKENEDSSEQDDIIMVSENEGVLDISWLIYEAIALAVPIQHVHQPGDCNDAMMRVLTEHSAARSSDADANNKEIDPRWSALKDLKF; via the coding sequence ATGTGTAGTTTAGAGCAGTTTAAGATTGATTTAAAGGCAGTTACTGATGGCGAGACACCATTTCAGTACGAGCTGGACAACCAGTTTTTCGCAGCTTTAGACGACGCTGAGATACAGGAAGGCTCATTGCATGTGTCAGGGTCTATACGCAAGACAACTGGCTTTTACGAGTTCCAACTATGTATCAGCGGCACAGTCCAGATTCCCTGCGACCGTTGTCTCGAAATGATGGCACAGCCCATTGAGACAGAGTCACACTTCACTGCGAAGCTGAAAGAGAACGAGGACAGCTCCGAGCAGGATGACATCATCATGGTAAGCGAGAACGAGGGCGTTCTCGACATATCGTGGCTCATCTACGAGGCTATAGCCCTGGCGGTACCCATCCAGCACGTTCATCAACCTGGCGATTGTAACGATGCAATGATGCGAGTGCTCACTGAACATTCGGCTGCCCGAAGCAGCGATGCGGACGCCAACAACAAGGAGATAGACCCGCGATGGAGCGCGCTGAAAGATTTAAAATTTTAA
- a CDS encoding fumarate hydratase, whose amino-acid sequence MATPVEFKYAPMFQLGEDKTEYRLLTKEGVSVSQFEGKEIVKVTKEALTLLAQQAFHDVEFMLRREHNLQVAAILNDPEASENDKYVALQFLRNADVAAKGILPFCQDTGTAIIHGEKGQQVWTGFEDEEALSRGVYNTFTQDNLRYSQNAPLNMYDEVNTRCNLPAQIDIEATEGAEYRFVMVAKGGGSANKTYFYPMTKATIQNEGTLLPFLVEKMKSLGTAACPPYHIAFVIGGTSAEKNLLTVKLASIKYYDSLPTTGDETGRAFRDVELEKKLLEEAHKIGLGAQFGGKALAHDIRVVRLPRHGASCPIGMGVSCSADRNIKAKINRDGIWLEKMDSNPCELIPAEYAKPGEGAKGIEINLNEGIDAVRKELSKYPVSTRVNLKGTIIVARDIAHAKLKARLDAGEGMPEYFKKYPVLYAGPAKTPEGYPCGSMGPTTANRMDPYVDEFQDNGASLVMIAKGNRSDVVTEACKKHGGFYLGTIGGVAAVLSQSSIKSIECVEYPELGMEAIWKIDVEDFPAFILVDDKGNDFFKQLKPWTPCAK is encoded by the coding sequence ATGGCAACACCTGTAGAATTCAAGTATGCCCCTATGTTTCAGTTGGGCGAAGACAAGACCGAGTACAGACTCTTGACGAAGGAAGGCGTAAGCGTCAGCCAGTTTGAAGGTAAAGAAATAGTTAAGGTAACGAAAGAGGCACTCACCCTGTTGGCACAGCAGGCTTTCCACGATGTGGAGTTCATGCTCCGTCGTGAACACAACCTGCAGGTGGCAGCAATCCTCAATGACCCTGAGGCATCTGAGAACGACAAGTATGTCGCTCTGCAGTTCCTTCGTAATGCCGACGTAGCAGCTAAGGGCATTCTTCCTTTCTGTCAGGATACTGGTACAGCCATCATCCATGGTGAAAAGGGTCAGCAGGTGTGGACTGGCTTCGAGGACGAAGAGGCTCTGAGCCGTGGCGTCTATAATACCTTCACGCAGGATAACCTGCGCTACTCACAGAATGCTCCTCTTAACATGTATGACGAGGTGAACACCCGCTGCAACCTGCCTGCACAGATAGACATTGAGGCAACGGAGGGTGCGGAGTATCGCTTCGTCATGGTGGCAAAGGGCGGTGGCTCAGCCAACAAGACTTATTTCTACCCAATGACAAAGGCCACGATTCAGAATGAGGGCACGTTGCTGCCATTCCTCGTAGAGAAGATGAAGTCACTGGGCACTGCAGCTTGTCCTCCATACCACATCGCATTTGTCATCGGTGGTACATCGGCAGAGAAGAACCTGCTCACTGTGAAGCTCGCTTCTATCAAGTACTATGACTCGCTGCCAACGACTGGCGACGAGACTGGACGTGCTTTCCGCGATGTTGAATTGGAGAAGAAACTTCTGGAAGAGGCTCATAAGATTGGACTCGGCGCTCAGTTCGGTGGTAAGGCACTGGCTCACGACATCCGTGTCGTACGTCTGCCCCGCCATGGTGCATCTTGTCCTATCGGCATGGGTGTCAGCTGTTCGGCAGACCGTAATATCAAGGCGAAGATCAACCGCGATGGCATCTGGCTCGAGAAGATGGATTCTAACCCTTGCGAGCTGATTCCTGCTGAATATGCAAAGCCTGGCGAGGGTGCTAAGGGTATTGAAATCAACCTTAACGAAGGCATCGATGCTGTACGCAAGGAACTGTCTAAGTATCCAGTTTCAACACGTGTGAACCTGAAGGGTACCATCATCGTGGCTCGTGATATTGCTCATGCCAAGCTGAAGGCTCGTCTCGATGCTGGCGAGGGCATGCCTGAGTACTTCAAGAAGTATCCTGTGCTCTATGCAGGACCTGCCAAGACTCCAGAGGGCTATCCTTGTGGCTCTATGGGTCCAACCACGGCAAACCGCATGGATCCATATGTTGACGAGTTCCAGGACAATGGTGCTTCACTCGTGATGATTGCTAAGGGCAACCGTAGCGATGTGGTAACTGAGGCATGTAAGAAGCATGGCGGTTTCTATCTTGGAACGATAGGCGGTGTTGCTGCTGTACTTTCACAGTCGAGCATCAAGTCTATTGAGTGTGTGGAATATCCAGAGTTGGGCATGGAGGCCATCTGGAAGATTGACGTTGAAGACTTCCCTGCCTTCATACTTGTTGATGATAAGGGTAATGACTTCTTTAAGCAGCTGAAGCCATGGACACCATGCGCAAAATAA